The following proteins come from a genomic window of Candidatus Binatus sp.:
- a CDS encoding lysophospholipid acyltransferase family protein, with translation MARQIGPVQARIEYTGITAVTAALRAMPLERAVRAGARLGGWAMNFDRPNRPIALKNLAIAFPEITPAARLAILRKMYRSWGRVLAEWTHLPELSRANIEHVVTYEGKENWDEAERRSNGRGILVLTGHYGNFELLPIAHSIYGYHLAIVRRPLRNPLVDAAVCAERIRHGNRLIERKAGGREMMRMLRQNWMIAIALDLDVRKGVFVDFFGMPACTSEGMARLSIATGAPVLPAFMVRQGDTIHHKIKILPAIYAEKTRNRQAAVREYTQRYTDTIEQMIREHPDHWNWIHRRWKTRPPGEPRFY, from the coding sequence ATGGCCAGGCAAATCGGTCCCGTTCAGGCCCGAATCGAATACACGGGCATAACCGCCGTCACCGCGGCGCTGCGTGCGATGCCGTTAGAACGGGCGGTGCGCGCGGGCGCGCGGCTGGGAGGATGGGCGATGAATTTCGATCGCCCCAACCGGCCGATCGCGCTCAAAAACCTCGCGATCGCTTTCCCCGAGATTACCCCGGCGGCGCGCCTGGCAATCCTGCGCAAGATGTATCGCAGTTGGGGCCGCGTGCTCGCCGAATGGACCCACTTGCCCGAACTCAGCCGCGCCAACATCGAGCACGTCGTTACCTACGAGGGCAAGGAAAATTGGGACGAGGCCGAACGGCGCTCCAACGGCCGCGGCATATTGGTGCTGACCGGACATTACGGAAATTTCGAGCTACTGCCCATCGCCCACTCCATCTACGGCTACCATCTCGCCATCGTTCGTCGGCCGTTGCGCAATCCGCTGGTCGACGCCGCCGTATGCGCCGAGCGAATCCGCCATGGAAACAGACTCATCGAGCGCAAGGCGGGCGGGCGCGAGATGATGCGGATGCTGCGGCAGAACTGGATGATCGCAATCGCGCTCGACCTCGACGTGCGCAAGGGCGTATTCGTCGATTTCTTCGGGATGCCCGCCTGCACCAGCGAGGGCATGGCGCGGCTGTCGATCGCCACCGGCGCGCCGGTGCTGCCGGCGTTCATGGTGCGCCAGGGCGACACGATTCATCACAAGATCAAAATTCTGCCCGCCATCTATGCTGAGAAGACTCGCAACCGCCAGGCTGCCGTGCGCGAGTACACCCAGCGCTACACCGACACGATCGAGCAGATGATCCGCGAGCATCCCGATCATTGGAACTGGATTCACCGGCGATGGAAAACCCGCCCGCCCGGCGAACCCCGCTTCTACTAG
- a CDS encoding glycoside hydrolase family 88 protein has translation MPPAFVNYDELSRTLERMAASASRELLAKQPHWGDAILCDGLVYAARALKTDAPIEAAQRWFAPKLAAGPRTNGWFWFWAAEALPALDLHLKTGDPRYLDYARAIVGFMENSAARTPDGAFVPHPPALEVWIDVCYFTAPAIALLGRLSGDAAMIERAADQMIVHRDHLADSGSGLFWHVAYVDRNSHSPCLWARGNSWFSIAAPQVTAEIEAAGLLQPLGAKVEKVREALALQLNKVASLQDQSGLWHTVIDRDDSYLEASAAAGFALALGRAIRTRLRGLDEAHARDAYSRALGAICANVDSHGAFTGVSQQTPPGDFAFYNSIEIATAPFATGVCLMALSEAVETWQTKES, from the coding sequence TTGCCCCCAGCTTTTGTAAATTATGATGAACTAAGCCGCACGCTCGAGCGCATGGCCGCCAGCGCCAGCCGCGAGCTGCTCGCCAAGCAGCCTCATTGGGGTGACGCGATTCTGTGCGACGGCCTCGTGTACGCCGCGCGCGCGCTTAAGACCGACGCCCCGATCGAGGCGGCCCAGCGATGGTTCGCGCCAAAGCTGGCGGCGGGTCCGCGCACCAACGGATGGTTCTGGTTCTGGGCGGCCGAGGCGCTCCCGGCGCTCGACCTGCACCTGAAGACCGGCGATCCGCGCTACCTGGATTACGCGCGCGCGATCGTCGGCTTCATGGAAAATTCAGCCGCGCGGACTCCCGACGGCGCTTTCGTCCCGCATCCACCGGCGCTCGAAGTGTGGATCGACGTCTGCTACTTCACCGCGCCCGCGATCGCATTGCTCGGCCGGCTCTCGGGCGACGCCGCGATGATCGAGCGCGCGGCGGATCAGATGATCGTTCATCGCGATCATCTGGCCGACTCCGGCAGCGGACTTTTCTGGCACGTCGCCTACGTTGACCGCAACTCGCATTCGCCGTGTCTGTGGGCCCGCGGCAACAGCTGGTTTTCGATCGCGGCGCCGCAAGTGACGGCCGAAATCGAGGCGGCCGGCCTGCTTCAACCGCTTGGCGCAAAGGTTGAGAAGGTACGCGAGGCGCTGGCGCTTCAACTCAACAAAGTCGCATCGTTGCAGGACCAGTCCGGCTTGTGGCACACCGTGATCGATCGCGACGATTCGTATCTCGAGGCGTCGGCGGCGGCCGGATTTGCGCTCGCGCTCGGCCGCGCGATTCGGACCCGGCTGCGCGGTCTCGACGAGGCTCACGCGCGCGACGCGTACTCGCGCGCGCTTGGCGCGATTTGCGCGAACGTCGACTCGCACGGCGCGTTCACGGGCGTATCGCAGCAAACGCCGCCGGGGGACTTTGCCTTTTACAATTCGATCGAAATCGCGACTGCGCCGTTCGCGACCGGCGTGTGCCTGATGGCGCTCAGCGAGGCGGTCGAGACCTGGCAAACAAAAGAATCGTAG
- a CDS encoding gamma-butyrobetaine hydroxylase-like domain-containing protein translates to MAFIKSKTPKIKGLHEVGRYAVGVQWVDGHDSIFPLDNLRRGCPCDACKGNLNGEMPPASVRMRQLSRLGEAAVFIGWVDGHETIYTMPQLRNLCRCAYCVAEPERPITGG, encoded by the coding sequence ATGGCGTTTATCAAGTCAAAGACTCCGAAGATCAAAGGGCTTCACGAAGTGGGGCGCTACGCCGTCGGCGTGCAATGGGTTGACGGTCACGACAGCATTTTTCCGCTGGATAATTTGCGCCGCGGATGTCCGTGCGACGCGTGCAAGGGCAATCTGAACGGCGAGATGCCGCCCGCGAGCGTCCGCATGCGGCAGCTTTCGCGGCTGGGCGAAGCGGCGGTGTTTATCGGATGGGTTGACGGCCACGAGACTATCTACACGATGCCCCAGCTCAGAAATCTCTGCCGATGCGCATATTGCGTGGCGGAGCCCGAGCGTCCGATCACCGGCGGCTAG
- a CDS encoding tetratricopeptide repeat protein — translation MVYRLRANWRTSLALMLAIAIAGLGVLALASSSFAAGANRAASDAVVAEAEKLVRQAGQANPVDTKEIHAAMDKLHEALRIDPRNDSAYVDLGFCYGVLRDGDTAIQMYHTATELNPSGSNFIELADVYLRVGDAEDALLAANAGIVKDPSNARLYNAQGMALNDLQRFGEAEEAWEKALKLDPKLRVAQVNIDALNGGSGGRGSIAKHRQPPPPSTTP, via the coding sequence ATGGTTTATCGATTGCGCGCCAACTGGCGAACGAGTCTGGCTTTGATGCTCGCCATCGCGATCGCCGGATTGGGAGTCCTGGCGCTCGCGTCTTCGAGCTTCGCGGCCGGCGCGAATCGCGCCGCATCCGACGCGGTCGTTGCCGAGGCGGAAAAGTTGGTCAGGCAGGCTGGTCAGGCCAATCCCGTCGATACCAAGGAAATCCACGCGGCGATGGACAAGCTGCATGAGGCGCTGCGCATCGATCCTCGCAACGACTCAGCGTACGTGGACCTGGGCTTCTGCTATGGCGTGCTGCGCGACGGCGATACCGCGATCCAGATGTACCACACGGCGACCGAGCTGAATCCGTCGGGCAGCAACTTCATCGAGCTGGCCGACGTGTACCTGCGCGTCGGCGACGCCGAAGATGCGCTGCTCGCGGCCAACGCCGGAATAGTCAAGGACCCCTCCAACGCGCGGCTTTACAACGCCCAAGGCATGGCGCTGAACGATTTGCAGCGCTTCGGCGAAGCCGAAGAAGCCTGGGAGAAGGCGCTCAAGCTCGATCCCAAGCTGAGAGTCGCGCAGGTAAATATCGACGCACTCAACGGCGGCTCAGGCGGCCGCGGCAGTATCGCCAAGCATCGGCAACCACCGCCGCCAAGCACGACGCCCTAG
- the moaA gene encoding GTP 3',8-cyclase MoaA, with protein sequence MFHAGCSDSYGFVPRDSFNREIDYLRLSVIDRCNLRCVYCMPLEGLRFLPKDELLTPAEFETVARAAVGVGFRKFRLTGGEPTLRLDLVEIVERLARVPGVGGVALTTNALLLTELGPALKRAGLNRINVHLDSLDPATVERQMRWGSFEKIWRGIVAAEAAGLRPIKLNSVVTAGYNESDVVELARLTLERDWHVRFIELMPLGGGECARLSMKRYVSNIETRRRIEAALGALTEIPSENPADESRNFRLAGARGVVGFISPVSEPYCGTCNRMRLTADGKFHLCLLNDDELDVRSALRSNSGDVIAGVARILKRAVELKPTGHHLLEGRSTQDRSMYQIGG encoded by the coding sequence TTGTTTCACGCGGGCTGCTCCGATAGCTATGGGTTCGTGCCCCGCGACTCGTTCAATCGTGAGATAGATTACCTGCGGTTATCGGTAATCGACAGATGCAACCTGCGATGCGTTTACTGCATGCCGCTGGAGGGATTGCGCTTTCTTCCCAAAGACGAGTTGCTGACCCCGGCGGAGTTCGAAACCGTCGCGCGCGCCGCGGTCGGTGTGGGCTTTCGAAAATTCCGGCTGACCGGCGGCGAGCCTACCCTGCGGCTCGATCTCGTCGAGATTGTCGAGCGGCTGGCGCGCGTGCCCGGAGTGGGCGGCGTGGCGCTGACCACCAACGCTCTTCTGCTCACGGAGCTTGGGCCGGCGCTGAAACGCGCGGGGCTGAATCGAATCAACGTGCATCTCGACAGCCTGGACCCGGCGACCGTCGAGCGGCAAATGCGATGGGGCAGCTTCGAGAAAATCTGGCGCGGGATCGTCGCGGCCGAAGCGGCGGGACTACGGCCTATCAAGCTCAACTCGGTCGTGACCGCCGGCTACAACGAATCCGACGTGGTCGAGCTGGCGCGCCTGACGCTTGAGCGCGACTGGCACGTGCGATTCATCGAGCTGATGCCGCTGGGCGGCGGCGAATGCGCGAGGTTGTCGATGAAGCGCTACGTGTCCAACATCGAGACGCGGCGCAGAATCGAGGCGGCGCTCGGCGCGCTCACTGAAATCCCGTCTGAAAACCCGGCCGACGAATCGCGCAACTTCCGGCTTGCGGGCGCGCGCGGCGTGGTCGGCTTCATCAGTCCGGTCAGCGAGCCTTACTGCGGGACCTGCAACCGGATGCGGCTGACGGCGGACGGCAAATTCCACCTGTGCCTGCTCAATGACGACGAACTCGACGTGCGCAGCGCGTTGCGCTCGAATTCAGGCGACGTGATTGCCGGCGTGGCGCGAATCCTCAAGCGCGCGGTCGAGTTGAAGCCTACCGGGCATCACCTGCTCGAAGGGCGCTCGACGCAGGACCGTTCGATGTACCAGATCGGCGGCTGA